AATTATACTGCTGCTGTTACTACTATTTCTATTAATAATTCCTTTTCTGCTAAAGCAGCTTCAACACAAGCTCTAGCTGGTGCATATCCCTCTAATACCCAATTATCCCAAATATCATTCATTTCATCAAAATAACTTATATCTTTTAGGTAAATTGTAGCTGATAAGATTTTGCTTTTATCTGAACCGATACTTTTCAAAACTCTTTCAATATTTTCCAAAGCCTCTTTTGTTTGAGTCTTTACATCTTTTTTTCCTTCATTTTCCTCATGACAACATTGTCCACATAAATACGCGACTCCATTATATATAACTGCCTCGCTTAATCTTTTTCCTTGATTATATCTCTTTATCATTTTTCCTCCTAATATTTTTAATTCTAAGTTATTTTTATTATATCATAATTTTTATTTTTTTTAAAAATATGTTAGAATAGTAATTAGAATATTTTTATTTTAGGAGGTTTCCAATGAAAAAAACTAATGCTGTTAGAGAGTTAGACAGACATAAAATAAATTACAATTTAAGAGAATACAAGGTGGACGAAAATGATTTAGGGGCAATTCATGTTGCCTTAGAAACTGGTCTTGACTTGGAAATTATATTTAAAACTTTATCCCTTCTCAATGAAAAAAAAGAACTTATAATTGCCTGCATCCCTGGTGGGGATTCAATTGATTTAAAAAAACTTGCTAAATTAGCTAAATGTAAAAAAGTTGAAATGTTACATTTAAAAGATCTAACTTCTTATACTGGTTATATTAGAGGAGGATGTTCTCCCATTGGTATAAAGAAAAAACATACTACATTTATGCATGAAAGTGCTTTGAAACATGAAAAAATTGTCTTAAGTGGTGGGATGAGAGGACTTCAAGTTGAAATAGCTCCACAAGATTTAATTGATTACTTAAATATCACTGTTGGAGATATAATTCTTTAAATATCTTGACAATTGAAAAATTATATATTATAATACGTCAATATTAAAAAAGGAGGTTATCAAATGTATTTATCTAATATGTCATCTTTAAACACAAATTGGTGGAGCTGCATGAAAAAATTTATAAACGTTAAACAAATATTAGATATTTATGCTAATAAATTTGATAACATTTTTATTTTTATTATGTAGTATTTTAATAAAATTTTAAATTATTTGAATTTTCAAAGGCAGTCTAATATACTGCCTTTTTTTGTTACTTTTTTTTATTTGACTTTAATAGATTCACAAGGGAGATGATATTTCATGAAAAAATTATTTGTATTGATTATAGGGTTATTATTACTTACAAGCTGTGGAAGTGAAAAAAAAGATAAAAAAATAAAAATAGGAATAACACAACTAGTTGAACACCCTTTCTTAGATAATGCCACTGAAGGTATTAGAGAAGCTTTAATAGATAATGGTTATGATGCTAACGAAATTGATCTAGAGTTTCAAAATGCCCAAGGAGATTTTGGAACAGCACAAGCTATTGCATCATCATTTGTTCAAGATAAAAAAGATTTAATTTTCACAGTAACTACTCTTTCTGGACAAACTATGTATAATGCTACAAAAAAAATTCCTCTTATTATGACTGCTGTACAAGATTTTAAATTAGCTGGTCTTACTGGAGAAAATATAACTGGTACAACTAATGGACTTAATGTGGAAGAAGTTGTTAACGCTACAAAAAAAATTCTTCCTAACTTAAAAGTTATTGGTGTTGCTTATAATACTAGTGAAGCAAACTCAGAATCTCAAGTAAATCAATTAAAAGAAATTTGTGAAAAAAATGGATTTATTTTAAAAGAAAAAGGGTTTACTAAAATAGATGAGATTTCACCTGCTATTGATACTCTACTTCCTGAAATTGATGTATTATATACTCCCACAGATAATATGTTAGTTCTTTCTATAAATAATATTTTAGAAAAAGCTAATAAAGCAAAAATTCCTGTTGTTGGATGTATGGATTCTAAAGAAAAACCTGGAGTATTAATAATTCAAACTTTAGACTATAAAAAACTAGGTTATAGAACAGGAGAAATTGGAATAGAAGTTTTAAAAGGAAAGAAACCAAGTTCAATACCTATAGAAATTCCTAAAGGAACTGAAATTATAATTAATAAAAAAGTTGCCACTTCTCTAGGTATAAAAATAAATCCTAATCTTAATTTTAAAAATAATGTAATTATTAAATAATATAAGTACATATAAATAAAAAAGAAGGGATAAAATATCCCTTCTTTTTTATTTGTCATATTTTTCTAATTTATTATATTTTAATGTTTTCTTTATTTTATTAACGTAGACTCTCCCCTCTTCTGAATATTTAGTTAACATCTCTGCAACTGTATAAACATCTGAGCCTTCATTTATATGTTGTCTTACTTTCTTATAAGCACCAGCTCTAGACATTAACATACATATATCTTCCACTGTTTCCTTTAAAGTTTTGTAACTTCTTAAATGAGCTGTAAAATTTTTCCTTGAAGATTTAGCAGCTATTCTTTCTTCATTCTTTTTTGAAGACCAAATACCAAAGGCATTATTTCCTTCTCTAAAAAATCTTGAAGTTCCCCAAGCACTTTCTAGTCCCCCTTGAGCTAATATTAAAGAAGTTGGATATATTATCATTTTTGATTCTAATTCATCAAAATTTTTAAATTCAACTTTATATTTTTTGAAAATTTCTTTTAAATACTTTTCTTCTTCTATGGAATATTTTCTTTTTTCCTTTAAATTTTCAACTATTCTCCTATTATTTAATATTTCCTTATGCACAATTCTTATTGAAGGAAGCATTAAGTTTATAAAAGCATCCTTTTTTTTTGCTGGGGATAATTTTCTAAGATCTATATTTAATTTACTAAATACAAAATCTTCCTTCCTATCAACATATATGTCCTCTAATTTGTTAACTTGAATTTCTTTATATTTTACCTTAGTTATAATTTCCTTCTTTTTCATAAAACCTATACCTATAGCCTCTGTCTTATAAGCTAAAAGAACAAAAATTAATATGAAACTAAGTAAAAAAATTGTTACTTTTTTCATTTTTTCCTCCTAATTTTTATATCTGAAGTTATAGTATACTATATTTAAAAAAAAAAATAAAATTTTATTAGATTATTTTTATTTATTTGATATACTATTAACTATATAATCTAATATTTTATTTCCTTTAGGAGGAACTCATGTTCAATGATATTTTTACAAATTTTAGTATTACCACTTTTTTATTTTTAGCTATAGCTCTTTTTATAGGATCTTTTATTGATGCCATAGCTGGAGGTGGCGGGCTTATAACTGTGCCAGCTTATATCTCTTCTGGATTACCTATACATATTGCCCTTGGGTGTAATAAAATGTCTGGAACGTTCTCAACTGTTGGAAGTAGTCTTAAATATATTACTTCTGGTAAAGTTAATTTCAAAGCTTTAAAATATCCAGTTATTTCATCTCTTATTGGAGCTTCATTAGGAGTTTATGTTTTGAACCTAATTAACGCTAAATTTCTTGCTCCAATTGTTATTGTCCTTCTTTTAAGTGTTACTGTATATACCTTTACTAATAAAACTATGGGTTTATCTAGCAGTTTCGAAGGCATTAACAAAGAAAATACCTTTAATGGAACTCTTTGGGCTTTTTTTATTAGTTTTTATATTGGATTTTTTGGTCCAGGGGGTGGATCGTTTTTAATATTTGCTTTTATTAAAATATATAAATTTGATTTTATCCAAGCTTCTGGTAATGCAAAATTAATAAATTTAATTGCTAATATTGCTAGTCTTTTAGTCTTTATCTTTCTTGGAAAAATAGCCTACTTATATTCTGTGCCCCTAAGCCTTGTATCATTTGTTGGTGCACAATTTGGAGCTAAATTTGCTATTAAAAGAGGAGTTAAATTTATTAGACCTATTTTTTTAATAATTGCTTCTATAACTACTATAAAAATGATAATTGAACTTTTCTTTTAATTATAATAGCTTTTTTCTACCTATTCTAATTCCAAAAACTCCTATTGGCACAGTTATAATTATAGATAAAACTCCTATTGCTAAAAGTATTTCTCCATGGGGAACTCCCATCATAAGAGGAATACCTGCAATAGCTGCTTGAACTGTTGCCTTTGGAGTATAGGCTAATCCACAAAATACTCTTTCTTTTTTATTTAAATTTGATCCCATTAAGGATATACCTACCCCTAACATTCTTCCAATTAATCCAATTAAAATTATTATAACTCCTACAAATCCAGAATTAAATACTACTCCTACATTTACAGCTGCTCCAATTAATACAAATAATAAGATCTCAGCAAAAACCCAAATTTTATTAAATTTTATAGATAATCTTTTTGCTAATTCTGGATGTCTTTCTAATATCATAAAACCCATAGCCATTATTCCTAGTAAACTTGCTATAGGAAATAAATTTATATTTTCCAACTGATGAAATACTGCTGCTACCATCATAAATATTATAGCTTTTCTAGTATCACGGGTATGGTATTCTTTAAATATTCTAACTAAAATTTCTCCTGCTAAAAGTCCTAAAATTATACCTATAACTATACTTACAGGTATTTTAATAACCTCTAAATATATATTTACACCTTTTCCCATAGCCATAGCTAAAAAAGAGGAAAATAATGTTATTGCAAAAACATCATCTATGGAAGCTCCTGCTAATATAATTGTTGGAATATCTTTTTCCTTTCCATAACCCTTCTCTTTTAATACTAACATTTCTGGAACAACTACTGCTGGAGAAACTGCTGCAATTATAAATCCCAAACATCCTGATATTGAATAACTATATCCTAGTAATAAATGAGTTACTATCATTATAGTAAAACCTTCCATAAGACATGGAATTGATGCCATTCTTATTGCAACCTTTCCTATTCTATTAAGAACTTTTTTATCTATACTAAGCCCTGCTCTTATTAAAATAATAATTAATGCACAAAGTCTTAAATCTGAAGATATTAATAATATTTTATCAGATATAAAAAAACTCTCTAAATATTTATAGCCTAAAGTATCTACAAAATAATTTTTAGAATAACCTCCCAATAAAATTCCTGTAAGTAGCATTCCCAAAAGAGAAGGTAATCTTAACTTCTCAAAAACCTTTGCTAAAAACATAGCAACTAAAACAAAAAATGCAAAACTAAATAACATATTTCCTCCTTAAATTTTTTCAAAAAAAAGCTTCTGTAAATATGAAATCATATCTACAGAAGCCATCATCTTTTCTAAGCATTTTAAAATTTAAATTTTAATAAACTTAAATTTTTTAGGAGAGCCTCATCTCCTATCATTTTTAATATAAGTTATTATAACCAATTTTCTATACTTTTTCAACTTATATTTTAACTTTATTTTCCTTTCTCTTTTCAACTCTATCTACAATTAAAGAGCAAACTAGATCTCCTGTTACATTAACAGTAGTTCTTCCCATATCAACTATTCTATCAACTGCCATTATAAGACCAATTCCTTCTAAAGGTAATCCAACTTGAACTATAACCATAGACAACATAATTGTACCTACTCCTGGAACTCCTGCTGTTCCTATTGAGGCAAGAACTGCTGTTAGCACAACTATAAAATAATCATTTGTAGTTAAACTTACATTATATAATTGAGCTATAAATACTGTGGCAACTCCTTGCATTATAGCAGTTCCATCCATATTTATTGTAGCTCCAAGTGGAATTGTAAAAGCGCATACTTTTTCAGATACATTAAATTTTTCTTTTAACAATTTTATATTTAAAGGTATACAAGCTGCGCTACTTGCTGTTGAAAAAGCAAGAGTTATTGATTCTAAAATATTTTTAAGAAAGTTTAATGGACTTTCCTTTGCAATTAAACGAAGTAATATTTGATATGTTACAAGGGCATGAAATATCAATATTAAATAAGTTACCCCTATAAATGCCCCTAAAGGTTTCATTGCACTCCATCCTAAAGTAATAAAAGTTTTACCTATTAATCCAAAAATCCCAAATGGAGCTAACTTCATTATTATTTCCACCATTTTTAGCATTAATTCATTTGCCTCTTCAAATATTTTTTTAATTTTTTGTCCTTTTTCACCAATTACAGTAAGAACAATACCTATCATTATTGCAAAGAAAATAACTTGTAGCATATTCCCTTCCACTAAAGCTTTAAATGGATTTTTAGGAATAATGTTAAGTAATACATCCACAAAAGAACCTGCCTCTTTAGCTACAAACTCTGTTTGCTGCAAGTTTTCTATCATAATTCCTTTTCCTGGATTAAATATATTCGCTCCAAATATTGCACAAATTATCCCTATAGCCGTTGTACTCATAAAAAATATAATAGCCTTAACACCTATACTTCCCAATTTTTTCACATCATTCATTGCAGCTGTACCATTTACTAAAGATACAAATACCAATGGAACTATTATCATTTTTATAAGTCTTAAAAAACCTTGTCCTAGTATCTGAAATAAAAATCCTAAAACATATTTACTTACAATTACGTTTTCTTTAAATGGATATAACAACGCTCCTATTAAAATCCCTGAAACCAAACCAATAAAAATCTTATGAATCATTTTTAATTTTTTCATAAATATCCCCCAGAATAATTTTTCATAAATACTTGTGTATACACAAGTATTTATAGGCTAGAGTTTACCACAACTTGCTTTCTTAGTCAATACACATTTATTAATTTAGTATTATTTTTCAAAAAAAATCTTGCATTTATCATTTGAATAATCTATAATCTAAAGATATAATTTTTAAATTGTTAAAATATTTTATTTATCTAAGGGAGGATATATGGTTTTTATTTCATCAATAGTAGATTTTCTTAATAATATTTTATGGTCTTACGTTCTTATTATATTATTAATTGGTGCTGGATTGTTATTTTCTTTTCAAACTAAATTCGTACAATTTAGATTGTTAAAAGAAATGGTTGTTCTTTTAAAAGAAGGAACTGGAGGAGTTAAAAATGGTGTTTCATCATTCCAAGCTTTTTGTATAAGTACTGCTTCTAGAGTTGGTACTGGTAACTTAGCAGGAGTTGCTCTAGCAGTTGCAATTGGTGGTCCTGGAGCAGTTTTCTGGATGTGGCTTATAGCTTTATTAGGAGCAGCTTCAGCTTTTGTTGAATCAACTTTAGGTCAACTTTACAAGGAAAAACGTGGAGATAATTTTGTTGGTGGTCCTGCATATTATATTGAAAAGGCTCTTAATTTAAGATGGCTTGGAGTTACCTTTGCAATATTAATATCTATCACTTATGGATTGGTTTTCAATTCTGTTCAATCAAATACTATTTCATTTGCTTTTAATAGAGCCTTTGGACTTAGTAGAGGGTATGTTGCAATTATTCTATTTATAATGACTGGATTAATAATATTTGGAGGAATTAAGAGAATTGCAGGAGTTGTGTCTAAAATAGTTCCTATTATGGCAGTGCTTTATGTTTCTGTTGTATTTGTTATTTTAGCTATGAATATTACAAAAATACCTGGAATATTTATGCTTATAATATCTGATGCCTTTGGACCAAAACAATTTGCTGGTGGAGCAATTGGTATTGCTATGATGCAAGGAATTAAAAGAGGGTTGTTCTCTAACGAAGCTGGTATGGGTAGTGCTCCTAACGCTGCAGCAACAGCTCATGTATCTCATCCTGTTAAGCAAGGGTTAGTTCAAACTTTATCTGTTTTTACAGATACTATGATTGTTTGTTCTTCTACTGCTTTCCTAATACTAGTTACTGGTACATATAAAAATTCTGATCTTTCTGGAATTCAACTTACTCAAGAAGCTCTTACTTCACAAATTGG
The DNA window shown above is from Fusobacterium sp. IOR10 and carries:
- a CDS encoding sodium:proton antiporter, translated to MLFSFAFFVLVAMFLAKVFEKLRLPSLLGMLLTGILLGGYSKNYFVDTLGYKYLESFFISDKILLISSDLRLCALIIILIRAGLSIDKKVLNRIGKVAIRMASIPCLMEGFTIMIVTHLLLGYSYSISGCLGFIIAAVSPAVVVPEMLVLKEKGYGKEKDIPTIILAGASIDDVFAITLFSSFLAMAMGKGVNIYLEVIKIPVSIVIGIILGLLAGEILVRIFKEYHTRDTRKAIIFMMVAAVFHQLENINLFPIASLLGIMAMGFMILERHPELAKRLSIKFNKIWVFAEILLFVLIGAAVNVGVVFNSGFVGVIIILIGLIGRMLGVGISLMGSNLNKKERVFCGLAYTPKATVQAAIAGIPLMMGVPHGEILLAIGVLSIIITVPIGVFGIRIGRKKLL
- a CDS encoding TSUP family transporter, yielding MFNDIFTNFSITTFLFLAIALFIGSFIDAIAGGGGLITVPAYISSGLPIHIALGCNKMSGTFSTVGSSLKYITSGKVNFKALKYPVISSLIGASLGVYVLNLINAKFLAPIVIVLLLSVTVYTFTNKTMGLSSSFEGINKENTFNGTLWAFFISFYIGFFGPGGGSFLIFAFIKIYKFDFIQASGNAKLINLIANIASLLVFIFLGKIAYLYSVPLSLVSFVGAQFGAKFAIKRGVKFIRPIFLIIASITTIKMIIELFF
- a CDS encoding RidA family protein, with amino-acid sequence MIKRYNQGKRLSEAVIYNGVAYLCGQCCHEENEGKKDVKTQTKEALENIERVLKSIGSDKSKILSATIYLKDISYFDEMNDIWDNWVLEGYAPARACVEAALAEKELLIEIVVTAAV
- a CDS encoding sodium:alanine symporter family protein, with amino-acid sequence MVFISSIVDFLNNILWSYVLIILLIGAGLLFSFQTKFVQFRLLKEMVVLLKEGTGGVKNGVSSFQAFCISTASRVGTGNLAGVALAVAIGGPGAVFWMWLIALLGAASAFVESTLGQLYKEKRGDNFVGGPAYYIEKALNLRWLGVTFAILISITYGLVFNSVQSNTISFAFNRAFGLSRGYVAIILFIMTGLIIFGGIKRIAGVVSKIVPIMAVLYVSVVFVILAMNITKIPGIFMLIISDAFGPKQFAGGAIGIAMMQGIKRGLFSNEAGMGSAPNAAATAHVSHPVKQGLVQTLSVFTDTMIVCSSTAFLILVTGTYKNSDLSGIQLTQEALTSQIGSFGSVFIAICIFLFAFSSLIGNYYYGEANIQFLSKNKFYLNLYRLSCLLMIAFGSIAKLGFVWNLADLFMGLMTIINIYAIIRLGKIAKLCLDDYLSQKAQGKDPVFKAENIGLTEHVDCWK
- the ybaK gene encoding Cys-tRNA(Pro) deacylase, with amino-acid sequence MKKTNAVRELDRHKINYNLREYKVDENDLGAIHVALETGLDLEIIFKTLSLLNEKKELIIACIPGGDSIDLKKLAKLAKCKKVEMLHLKDLTSYTGYIRGGCSPIGIKKKHTTFMHESALKHEKIVLSGGMRGLQVEIAPQDLIDYLNITVGDIIL
- a CDS encoding ABC transporter substrate-binding protein, which translates into the protein MKKLFVLIIGLLLLTSCGSEKKDKKIKIGITQLVEHPFLDNATEGIREALIDNGYDANEIDLEFQNAQGDFGTAQAIASSFVQDKKDLIFTVTTLSGQTMYNATKKIPLIMTAVQDFKLAGLTGENITGTTNGLNVEEVVNATKKILPNLKVIGVAYNTSEANSESQVNQLKEICEKNGFILKEKGFTKIDEISPAIDTLLPEIDVLYTPTDNMLVLSINNILEKANKAKIPVVGCMDSKEKPGVLIIQTLDYKKLGYRTGEIGIEVLKGKKPSSIPIEIPKGTEIIINKKVATSLGIKINPNLNFKNNVIIK
- a CDS encoding dicarboxylate/amino acid:cation symporter gives rise to the protein MKKLKMIHKIFIGLVSGILIGALLYPFKENVIVSKYVLGFLFQILGQGFLRLIKMIIVPLVFVSLVNGTAAMNDVKKLGSIGVKAIIFFMSTTAIGIICAIFGANIFNPGKGIMIENLQQTEFVAKEAGSFVDVLLNIIPKNPFKALVEGNMLQVIFFAIMIGIVLTVIGEKGQKIKKIFEEANELMLKMVEIIMKLAPFGIFGLIGKTFITLGWSAMKPLGAFIGVTYLILIFHALVTYQILLRLIAKESPLNFLKNILESITLAFSTASSAACIPLNIKLLKEKFNVSEKVCAFTIPLGATINMDGTAIMQGVATVFIAQLYNVSLTTNDYFIVVLTAVLASIGTAGVPGVGTIMLSMVIVQVGLPLEGIGLIMAVDRIVDMGRTTVNVTGDLVCSLIVDRVEKRKENKVKI
- a CDS encoding glucosaminidase domain-containing protein, whose translation is MKKVTIFLLSFILIFVLLAYKTEAIGIGFMKKKEIITKVKYKEIQVNKLEDIYVDRKEDFVFSKLNIDLRKLSPAKKKDAFINLMLPSIRIVHKEILNNRRIVENLKEKRKYSIEEEKYLKEIFKKYKVEFKNFDELESKMIIYPTSLILAQGGLESAWGTSRFFREGNNAFGIWSSKKNEERIAAKSSRKNFTAHLRSYKTLKETVEDICMLMSRAGAYKKVRQHINEGSDVYTVAEMLTKYSEEGRVYVNKIKKTLKYNKLEKYDK